One Peromyscus leucopus breed LL Stock chromosome 14, UCI_PerLeu_2.1, whole genome shotgun sequence genomic window carries:
- the Slc25a47 gene encoding solute carrier family 25 member 47, which translates to MDFVAGAIGGVCGVAVGYPLDTVKVRIQTEAKYTSIWHCIRDTYRQERVWGFYRGLSLPVCTVSLVSSVSFGTYHHCLAHICRFRYGSTDAKPTKADITLSGCASGLVRVFLTSPTEVAKVRLQTQAQAQTQQRRPSGSWTSAAPALCPAPTACLEPRPKYRGPLHCLATVAREEGLPGLYKGSSALLLREGHSFATYFLSYAMLCEWLTPAGRSQPDVLGVLVAGGCAGVLAWAVATPMDVIKSRLQADGQGQQRYRGLLHCVVTSVREEGPRVLFKGLALNCCRAFPVNMVVFVAYEAVLRLTQRLFT; encoded by the exons ATGGATTTTGTTGCTGGGGCCATTGGAG GAGTCTGCGGAGTTGCTGTGGGCTACCCTCTGGACACAGTGAAG GTGAGGATCCAGACTGAGGCCAAGTACACAAGCATCTGGCACTGCATCCGGGACACGTATCGTCAAGAGCGG GTGTGGGGCTTCTACCGGGGCCTCTCACTGCCTGTGTGCACGGTGTCCCTGGTGTCATCCGTATCCTTTGGCAcctaccaccactgcctggctcacatcTGCCGCTTCCGGTACGGCAGCACTGACGCCAAGCCCACCAAGGCTGATATCACACTCTCAGGATGCGCCTCTGGCCTTGTGCGG GTGTTCTTGACATCACCCACTGAGGTGGCCAAGGTCCGCCTGCAGACACAGGCCCAAGCGCAGACACAGCAGCGGCGGCCCTCAGGCTCCTGGACGTCAGCGGCTCCTGCTTTGTGTCCTGCACCCACTGCGTGTCTGGAGCCCAGGCCCAAGTACCGTGGGCCACTGCACTGTTTAGCCACAGTGGCCCGTGAGGAGGGGCTTCCGGGACTCTACAAGGgcagctcagctctgctccttCGTGAAGGTCACTCCTTCGCCACCTACTTTCTCTCCTATGCCATGCTCTGTGAGTGGCTCACCCCTGCTGGCCGTAGCCAGCCAG ATGTCCTAGGTGTGCTGGTGGCTGGAGGCTGTGCTGGGGTCCTGGCCTGGGCCGTGGCCACCCCCATGGATGTGATCAAGTCACGCCTGCAGGCGGATGGGCAGGGTCAGCAGCGCTACCGGGGTCTCCTGCACTGTGTGGTGACCAGCGTGCGGGAGGAGGGCCCCAGGGTGCTCTTCAAAGGGCTGGCGCTCAACTGCTGCCGCGCCTTTCCTGTCAACATGGTGGTGTTTGTGGCCTATGAGGCTGTGCTGCGGCTCACTCAGAGATTGTTCACATAG